One Salvia splendens isolate huo1 chromosome 1, SspV2, whole genome shotgun sequence genomic window, gttagaagctggaagttcgtcggaaatgcatagctgagattccagagagttcgcccggtcgggcgttttgatgttgctaaacgcccgatcgggcgtttccattttgtgcatgcggagtccagaaagttcgcccggtcgggcgttctgatttcaactaaacgcccggtcgggcgtctCCCGCGAAGCCATGCAGAAGcatatcgcccggtcgggcgattggtccttctaatttcgcccggtcgggcgttcggAGTCTCGAACAACTCCAGGCAGTTGCTCGGCAGTTTAggataaaaagaagaaaagaaaatgagaaggAGAACGacagatagagagaaaaatagagagaaaggaggagaggaagaagagaaggaaggcattccggccattattccgaccatccattcccgaatcccgactccactcgacgagagcatcacacctatggttttatttctacattctaccatgtgtataggctaggctctctttgttgctcccagttgtaatctaggcttgtgtatttgttttaacaccttgaatcgtatgtttgataccaacattgtgtttgataattaaaatgctacgtttttggctaatgatgtagtgttgttaaatcttaactattgtctctttaacatagcttaggattgatcgtttgttggtatgctttcgatttagaactgttcaggggataaattgatagtggattaggtaagtgattatagtagacgacatttattcccgtgcatccgcaggaattaaatgtcgttgaaagttggttcatggaataagtgttcagctgactgtgaactatacgtcgtagacatgttcagtgcacgcgattaggttgataattataatcccgtcgtatgtttcgttgtaaatggtgtaaaacaacgcaagcttagtgagcaacttggagtgacttgTCTTTCTCGTATTAAAAATCTCGTTTCAGTAGTTTAAGTTAGTTAaccatctcaaaatcaaaataaaatatttttatgcttTGTGTAGTCTTATTAAGCGTAAGCAatctcgcctccctgtggatcgacacttgaaatactactacgatactgtattcttgcagtagtgtagtattattagagttaaaataattaaacttgataatctttatgctttgattaagaactctaaaatatcacatcaagttttggcgccgttgccggggaggcaatagcttgtttatgcttaagtgttttagtttttatttcgttttgtttgatttttctttttgagttttttaggtacattgttcgtgttctacggtgtgatagccatctaccacgtccggacttgaagacgaaggagtgtattattttaggtaatttttagctaactcttagtttagttttaggtAGTTTTGTTTGCACACTAGCACACACGTTTTATAGgacttaccccgaagttgtcgagaggtctcgctttcggtaattaggaaatatattgtgcttgtgcttggtgtattttctgttgtgtaggtaaaatacaaacaaaaaaaaaagagagaaagtcGTGAATGCACACGAGATCTCAGGGTACACCGCCTTTCGGAttactctgttatcaaagaaggaAAGGGTCAGGAAGTTCAACCGGGTTTGAAGTTCAACAGGATTCGCCGAGTCCAATCAGAGATAACCCATTATTTGAGAGTAGTGACAGTGATCTAGAAGCTGAATCAATGGCTGAGAACAATGAGATTCCACCACCCGCGGTGAGGTTTGGTGACACTCTCAGGTCGGGAGTCGACTTTCTAGGAGAATTCGCCTACGCGAATGACAACGTGAACATTCCTCCTCATTACATTAGCTTGGTGAACGGGGGAAATCTCTTCCATGGGCGAGACGATGAGGATCCAATGAGCCACCTCAACGCGTTCTACGAATTGACGAACTCTCATCGACCCCCGAATGTGGACCATCATCAGATTAAGAGGGCCTTATTCCCTTTCTCACTGAGGGATAAAGCACGGGCATGGTATGATTCTATTCCGGGATACAACATAGCCACATTCCAAGAGTTGAAGATGTTGTTCCTCCTGGAATATAACTCTCcgatgaagattgagaagttgagagaggagatcactACCTTCCGACAGAAATATGATGAGTCTTTTGCGGAAGCGTGGAAGAGGTTCACTGAATTGCTTAGGAAATGCCCGAGCCATGGTCTTGCTCCAGGGCATGAGCTACTCAAGTTCTACAAGGGACTCAATAATGAAGGCACGGGCTTGGTGACTGCAGGCTCTAATGGGAACTTGGACGACTTAACTCACGAGGAAGTGAGAGCCCTGTTCCAAAGGTTGGCGAACAACCAAAGGAATTGGCATAATCCGAGAAGAGCGGCCGATAAGATGGGAGATACATTTGGTGCTACAAAGGATGCGGAAAGAGTGACTGCAATTGAGGCTCAACTGGCGGACATTAGCACCCAGATGTTGTCGATGACGAAGGCAGTTAAATCCCTTCAACTGACTCCTCAACCCCAAGCTGTGACGGTGATGAGATGTGGGTTGTGCCAAGGTGGGCACCATACTGATCAGTGCCCTAGTCTTCAAGGACCACCCGTGGAGGATGTGAACTATATTGGCAACAATCGCCAAGGGTTCAATCAAGGCAACCAATACAACAATCAGCAAAATTGGAGGCCTCAACAAACGGGATGGAATCAGGTTGGTCCTAGCAACAACTCGGGCAATCAATGGAGGAACAACACTCAACCGccgggttatgagaagaagACAACCGTCGAGGATCAGTTGGGGCAGATTCTCTCGTTCATGACTAAAAGTCAAAAAGAGAATGAGAATTTCAAGGAGAAGACGGTGGAAAGATTTGGTCAGCTCGAAGCTTCAATGAGGAATCTCGAGACTCAAATTGGACAGATAGCTACAGCATCCCATACGAGAATTCCTAACGCCATCCCGAGTGATACGGTGCCCAATCCTAAGGGCTATGAGCAGTGCAAGGCGGTTAAGCTAAGAAGTGGCCGCAAGTTAGGTTCGACACCAGTAATTGACGgccaaggtacttccggcatctcacacgcaggggcggatgagatgttaggcttgcattcctcgcacgcaggggcggacggggcatgtaagggaagtcccgcgttggtgcagggtgcccaacatggtcaagaacaAGCTGCATTTGGCAGCAAGAAGTATGGTGAAGAATCCGATTCGAGTGGAAAAATTCGAGTAGAGAAGGATATCCGCGCTAAGTCCGGCAATGGACCCGCAGTGTCCATTTAATTTTCCAGATTTTATCCCGCCCCCACCTTTCCCAGTCGAGAATAAGAAGAAGGGtagaaaaataattcaagagAAAGGACTCGATTGGATGATGAACATTATCAGGAAAGTTAATGTAGATGTGTCCCTGGTGGATTTGTTCCTACACTTTCCTAAATTCTCCAAGTTTTTTAAGGATCTTATCGCGAAAAAGGAGAAGATACAAGACGATGGTGTGGTGATATTGAGCGCATTTTGCTCACAATTTGTGAAGGGAAAGATGCCGGCAAAGAGAAGAGACCCTGGAAGCTGTGTGATCCCATGTGAGATGGGAGATAAGAAGTTCCCAAAGTGCCTACTTGATCAAGGCTCGGGAATATCATTGATGGCTCTGAAAACCGCACGGTCAATCGGTCTAGAAGCGAGGATTGAACCAATCGACATTGACCTACAATTGGCGGATCATTCAATTGTGAAACCAAAAGGGATCATCGAGGATGTCTTGGTGAAGGTTGAGAGATTTGTACTCCCGGTTGACTTCATTGTCCTAGAGATGGAAGAGGACAAGGATATGCCTATCCTCTTTGGTAGGCCATTTTTAGCAACCGGTGATGTTGTGATAGAGACCAAGACAAATACGGTCATGTTTCGAGTAGATGGAGAAaatgtggtgatcaagcaagagAAGGCGGGGAAGCGCCTATTGGAGCCTGGATAGAAGGGAAAAGGATGAAGgaggtcgagccaacgactataaacaaaggcgctgattgggaggcaacccaagtttttattttttcttttatcttttggtttcatatgttggaggttttgtttgctcaattctttcctccaacatttattttgaattgagtgttctttttgtagtttttgttttttttgtaggagcaactgggagttaggattggagcttaggaggaagcacacctgcaaaggatttttacacccaccctcccacccgaatgcactatggacgtcatgccaagtttgggggagtttcctttccctttactttatttgtcttctttgcatgcattgaggacaatgatgcattcaagtttggggggttatgaatgatttgtgatgtatgttttttgggtgttttgcgtgataaagatgttttgaatctatgtagttgacgggtgcatgctttatcttcggctttctggttgggaaatcttgcTTAATTTTACTTGAACTTTGAAGCCTAGGATGAATAGAATGGGTGCATGGATCTTTGTGAAAAAGCATGTCGTGATaacatccgatttcttgagttgaggagagtatgaaaatcgcatgacttgtggaaattatgttggattgatttgctttatcgagtgaagtgcttgcgttcgtttgtgttaacgatttgggaggataaggcactaggatgaactctatggccaaatgatcacatgcctagtccatcacATGATCCCATAGAAGCCACCTTGAGCTTAATTCTCTtttctttgtgtaaacacttagccaaacacttagctacttaaataagcctaattttagcctcatcaattgaccttgctactatttgagtgctaaatacaagttgagcTTGGTGTTTTGAGTTGTGAGTGTGGGGGTGGTGAACTGTAAAGAGTAGACTTTTCTAGACTTGATATaatgtgaaaagaatgaagttcttagaaaaaaaaaaaaaaagaaaagaaaaagacgacctcaaAATtcgcaaaagtcgaggtctttacaaaaaaaaaaagaaaaaaaaaaagaaagaaaaaaataagtttgatgaaataaagatagagcttctatAATTGTGcgatgtaatcttgtctagaatagatctcaagtttgggggagtttgagTTGGGTTGTAAAATTTTGGTTGTTCGATCTTTGGAAGGatgttgtaggagggaagattttggcactcaaatgtgtagcctttgagctcactacccatacttatcctacctcgtccctagccacattacaaccttgaaataagaccttggacctaatcgttgatgcttgtggatgtgtgtaaatagcttggtagagttaaagaagttCGGTTTGAAACCTGCGAGTCTATGAGATTAGTAGTGCTTGATGAGTcgatgatgacggtttgagttgtttgatcgTATGCTCGGACTTACTTTGAAGTGCATCTTGACTTGAAAATCTAGGgggatgagtgattgttcttgagagtgggaaatctcgattggaaatgttgggggtttagattttgtcactcacgtccctacatgattctttgtgatgaaaatttctCTGCGGGGTAGACTTGCGTTGAGTTTTTGTGCTAAAAATGTACCTTGCTCGGGGCGAGCAAGagcttaagtttgggggtatttgatgcgaagcttatttcctattctttaccccggatttcatgttaattataactcaccaagtcgtgctttgagtgtagtttcgggtgttagaagctggaagttcgtcggaaatgcatagctgagattccagagagttcgcccggtcgggcgttttgatgttgctaaacgcccgatcgggcgtttccattttgtgcatgcggagtccagaaagttcgcccggtcgggcgttctgatttcaactaaacgcccggtcgggcgtctCCCGCGAAGCCATGCAGAAGcatatcgcccggtcgggcgattggtccttctaatttcgcccggtcgggcgttcggAGTCTCGAACAACTCCAGGCAGTTGCTCGGCAGTTTAggataaaaagaagaaaagaaaatgagaaggAGAACGacagatagagagaaaaatagagagaaaggaggagaggaagaagagaaggaaggcattccggccattattccgaccatccattcccgaatcccgactccactcgacgagagcatcacacctatggttttatttctacattctaccatgtgtataggctaggctctctttgttgctcccagttgtaatctaggcttgtgtatttgttttaacaccttgaatcgtatgtttgataccaacattgtgtttgataattaaaatgctacgtttttggctaatgatgtagtgttgttaaatcttaactattgtctctttaacatagcttaggattgatcgtttgttggtatgctttcgatttagaactgttcaggggataaattgatagtggattaggtaagtgattatagtagacgacatttattcccgtgcatccgcaggaattaaatgtcgttgaaagttggttcatggaataagtgttcagctgactgtgaactatacgtcgtagacatgttcagtgcacgcgattaggttgataattataatcccgtcgtatgtttcgttgtaaatggtgtaaaacaacgcaagcttagtgagcaacttggagtgacttgTCTTTCTCGTATTAAAAATCTCGTTTCAGTAGTTTAAGTTAGTTAaccatctcaaaatcaaaataaaatatttttatgcttTGTGTAGTCTTATTAAGCGTAAGCAatctcgcctccctgtggatcgacacttgaaatactactacgatactgtattcttgcagtagtgtagtattattagagttaaaataattaaacttgataatctttatgctttgattaagaactctaaaatatcaCATCATTCATCTTCctcaatcaaaatcaaatcgaaAACAACTCCGTATGTGGTGATCTGCTGGATCTTCGCGGCCATGGGCGGCCTCATGTTCGGCTACGACATCGGCATCTCCGGCGGAGTTTCGGCCATGGACGATTTCCTCCTCAAGTTCTTCCCCAACGTGTACGCTAGAAAATTGATCGCTCACGAAGATAACTACTGCAAATACGACGATCAGATGCTTCAGCTCTTCACATCTTCTTTGTATCTCGCCGCTCTCGTCTCCAGCTTCGGGGCCTCCAAGGCCTGCTCCGTTCTCGGCCGGAGGCCTACTATCAGGCTCGCCTCGGTCTTCTTCGTTGTCGCCGCTCTTCTCAGTGGATTGGCCCCCAACAAGGCCGTCCTCATCGTCGGCAGAATCCTCTTCGGAGTTGGCGTCGGATTCGGCAATGAGGTTAGAGTTACACCCAATTTTTATTAGGGTTATTTAACAATTTAGTATCCAATTTGCATTCATAATAAAAGTTACTATAATGGACAattaagaaatttttttaaCTTTATGATTTATTAGTCAAAATTTGAccgaattttctaattttataagCAATTAGCCCTTTTTATTACTATGACTGAAATATATTTTGAACAAATTTCGTGATTTTTCCGTTTATTTATGAGTATGACCAAAGTTTTCGAACTTCAtgtttcttttactaaacttcgtagtacttttttttttctgtcaGGTAATCTTTTATCGTGGTATAACTTaagaacaaattcaaattcaaattcaaacctCATACTACGTTATAGACAGTTTGACCTTTTTGgctgattttttaaatttgaatatacTTAATGTTAATTTATGATTTACTTAATTAGTAAAGTAATTGCATTGGCAATTTACTATTTATGACTTATTTTTAAAAGTCGACCAAACTTTATGattttgtcattaatttatgatttttttcctAATTGCTAATAAGTCCATTTTATTTGACCAAACATCATACACAAATCCAAATTTTATGATGCCTAACCAAACTTtattcagactttcttcactgaTTTTTAAAATACAGTGCAAGTTTTTTTGTCAATTTAAAAATTGTGTTGTATTATAGTAactgatttttaaaattcgatcaaacttcatgattttttcgctatttattattccatatataactaataaattatttattgcatCGGCAGTCTGTCCCCCTCTTCTTATCCGAGGTGGCGCCGCCGCACCGCAGGGGAGCTGTGAACATCATGTTCCAGCTGTTCGTGACCATCGGGATCCTCATCGCGAACCTAGTCAACTTCGTGGTGGCCAACATCCACCCCTACTGATGGAGGATCGCTCTGGGACTTGCCGCAGTCCCAGGGATCGCCCTCTTCATCGGCTCGTTCGTGATCATGGAGACCCCCTCGAGCCTGATCGAGCGCGGCTATGAAGCCGAAGGCAAGCAGTCCCTCCAGAAGGTCCGCGGCGTGGACGACGTGGAGCACGAGCTCGAGCAGATCAAGCACGCCTCCGAGCAAGCGAAGAAGGTGAAACAGCCATTCAAGAAGCTGATGAACCGGCAGAGCATCCCTCCCCTCACCATCTCCATCTGCGTCCAGATCTTCCAGCAATTCACCGGCATCAACGCCATCATGTTCTACGCCCCCCTCCTCTTCCAAACCATGGGGTTCAAGAACGACGGCGCGCTCCTCTCCGCCGTGATAACCGGCGTGGTCAACGTGGTCAGCACCTTCGTCTCCATCGTGGCCGTGGACAGGCTAGGGAGGAGGAAGCTCCTCCTCCAGGCCTGCATGCAGATGCTCGTCTGCTTGGTGGGGTCCGGGGTTATCCTTGAGCTCCACCTCAAGAGCGTGGGGACGCTTGACAACAAGCTGGCTACGATCGTGGTGGTGCTGGTGTGTTTGTTTGTGATGTCGTTTGCGTGGTCGTGGGGGCCGATGGGGTGGCTGATCCCGAGCGAGGTGTTCCCCATGGAGACGAGGACGGCCGGGTTTGCCTTTGCGGTCAGCACGAATATGCTGTTGACGTTTTTGATCGCGCAGGCGTTCTTGTCGATGATGTGCCATATGAGGGCGgggatcttcttcttcttcgcgGGCTGGGTGGTGGTGATGGGGGTGTTTGTGTGGTTTCTGATACCGGAGACGAAGGGCGTGGCCATCGATGAGATGGAGGAGAGGGTGTGGAAGGTGCATCCGGTGTGGAAGAGGTTTATGCCAAGGGATGATGGAAAGGGGGCTGAGTTGACCTAATTAGGGTTCTATTCTTCAATTCTAGattctttatttttagttaattttaCTGGAAAGGGAATGATTGGATGAAAGCATGATTTAATACTATTTGACGGATTAAGATTATATATCGAACATTTTCCAATCGATATTATGGAATAATACTTTACTGTATTATTTAGGCAAAACACATCTATAGGCCCttgtattaatatattttgttttgttttgttataaAGACCTAATGAAACAAAATGCATTAGTATAATTAGGGATGGttcggtatggtataccgtactttgaGTGCCATACCGTACTGAAAGTTACGGTATGACAAAACACCATACTGATACCGTACcaaatttttcggtataccgggaATTCAGTATGGTAGTTTTTGATACTGTTACCATACCatgttttcggtataccgtaccgcaTTACGGTATACCTAATTTCGGTACGGCATACCGTTATACCTGTTATAGcggaaaaataatactatgc contains:
- the LOC121757641 gene encoding uncharacterized protein LOC121757641 — encoded protein: MHTRSQGTPPFGLLCYQRRKGSGSSTGFEVQQDSPSPIRDNPLFESSDSDLEAESMAENNEIPPPAVRFGDTLRSGVDFLGEFAYANDNVNIPPHYISLVNGGNLFHGRDDEDPMSHLNAFYELTNSHRPPNVDHHQIKRALFPFSLRDKARAWYDSIPGYNIATFQELKMLFLLEYNSPMKIEKLREEITTFRQKYDESFAEAWKRFTELLRKCPSHGLAPGHELLKFYKGLNNEGTGLVTAGSNGNLDDLTHEEVRALFQRLANNQRNWHNPRRAADKMGDTFGATKDAERVTAIEAQLADISTQMLSMTKAVKSLQLTPQPQAVTVMRCGLCQGGHHTDQCPSLQGPPVEDVNYIGNNRQGFNQGNQYNNQQNWRPQQTGWNQVGPSNNSGNQWRNNTQPPGYEKKTTVEDQLGQILSFMTKSQKENENFKEKTVERFGQLEASMRNLETQIGQIATASHTRIPNAIPSDTVPNPKGYEQCKAVKLRSGRKLGSTPVIDGQDFIPPPPFPVENKKKGRKIIQEKGLDWMMNIIRKVNVDVSLVDLFLHFPKFSKFFKDLIAKKEKIQDDGVVILSAFCSQFVKGKMPAKRRDPGSCVIPCEMGDKKFPKCLLDQGSGISLMALKTARSIGLEARIEPIDIDLQLADHSIVKPKGIIEDVLVKVERFVLPVDFIVLEMEEDKDMPILFGRPFLATGDVVIETKTNTVMFRVDGENVVIKQEKAGKRLLEPG